tcagttaactaaatataaaacatgacataataaatattttttttattgatacataaaaaataaatgtcaaatattaacataatgcgagataaatttttataattgatgcataaaaaaacacgggacaaatatttgttaataataaatataaaaaacattagaaaaaatattttataacacaaaatattttaaattaacacaCATTACAATTATGGGTAAAAATAGGCTAGATCGGCCTCGTCTGACCTATCTATGATTTGTTCTGACATGTTTACTAAAAAAGTTAGGCTCAACCttcttttaaaagcctattaatttaaatatatcaaactcatacttataaaaaagataactcgtgcataaaaaattaatcgtaagTGAGGTTCAAATCTTTCAAAGTCTGACATGACTTATTTCCCCCTTAGTTACAATACATATtcaaatatctataataataatttatgaagttgcaagtcctacgacaatattattcgaaatatgtaaaaaaaaattgataaaaagttgtaagtataattataaagtcacgattaataagatataactattacttataaagtcacaattatttatctattaattaaaattaaattcttaaaaagtttgtaaacgtttatttttcattataaatattgtagtggtctaataatatcaataaatgttaaaacataaaaaaaaattaattaaactaaatattaatataatataatataaaaagtaaataatatatttatataaatgcgAAAGTAACGTAGATATTATAATACTTATAACTCCATCCATATCCGTTTAATTTTACGAGTAATTATATTTTCTGTATCCATATTTTTTTTGCTAGTATGCACTCAATTTGCATTTAATTGTTATTGCTACTCAAAATCGATCTTAAATTAAACCGTTAACACTTTAATTTCAGCATTTATCCGCAAACCTTCACTGACAATTTGTCTCCTTGACAGCCAATAATAACTTTGTGTGTGTTGTCCACCTCATACATAGGTGAGGTTTCAAAAACTTTTGCTTTAGGGCTCACTAGTTGCTTTAGATATCCATATATCCCTTTTTGAAGCCCAATACACATACtatcattattttttcaaacacaACCACACCACCACATTTGAAGTCGAAAAAGGTATCTCCATCGGTATGGTAGATAGGCTGGACGGAAGTAGGTTTTATAAAACCTAGACTTGgttgaaaaattcaaattctgaattgaattgattttagACAAATCTAATATTCTaccaattcaattttatttggagTAGATTGAATTTTCAATccatgaattttattttgaattcgaATGAAATCAATTCGATAAAGAGTGAAATAAATTTaagagtaataaaaaaatttattttaaaaaaatatggttaaaattaaaaatttaaacatctcaaaaataataaaattatattacaatatataacacaatatttaaatatacattCACAAACACAGCAAaacaactaaaattaattaaatttacaacaaaataccaaatataatttaataactaaattttaactatacatcaatataaatatatataacatcaAATGAGTTGAAGTGGATAAGACCCAAACTTAATGAGTTGaataaaaatgagaattttCAATCCATTTCAAAAGCTTATTTTTAGACTTAAAAGTCTGGTTTTGTCATGTTAATTTGCATATTTCATATaacatctttaaataaataattagatatttttttaatagacacAAACTAATCAACCAATAAAATTATACTCCATTTTAAGATTTAATATGACTTTTTGAAATTATGATTTTATccaatatcatattttaactatagcttataataatacattcaaatttataaaaaattgatataagtCAATATATTAGCAAATTTATGATTTTACATTTAATTGTATATaaaatctaatataataataataataataataataataataataataataataataataaatattaataagtgCACCAAAATCTTaaaatctaatataataataacaaaaaaatataaatctagaGCAAGTGTTTTAATAAGTGTATTTTAGCATGGTAAACCTTTGCGAGGCTTTTTTTTTAACCCAAATGCCCCTACGAGGCCGAgaatagaaaggaaaaaaaagaaagttcaATTGCAAAATGATCATGtaccttttctttttctccCTGAGGTGGAAATGTGCGTATCATAAATTCTGAGCAAATATgttcaataaaatattgttcCGTTCAATTGAAATATTGTACACAAATCACGAAAAACTAAatccataaaaaataaactacatAGAAATCATCATAACCCTTCATCATTTGTCAATactgatttattaaaaaaataatcctaCCAAAAATTAGAAGATCAATTttcccattttttttaatttaaataaaaaataaaaaaaagtagtatTGTTTAAGAGGtacataatattttatgaatttgaattaGATGCAATGACTGCATACAATTAAGTGATTTTAGGtctgattttaatttaaagataaatttaatcttttcaacaaaaattttaatttttaaatttatatcattCAATCAATTTTGATCAGAGATTGTGTGACTCGAACGAAAGTTATTGTTATTAActtaaaattcataataatagtGTATGAAACTAAAAGTGAGATCCTTAAAGTGACCATTGAAGATGGTCAAGATATGCTACTCATATAAtacttattaaattttttaaaaatcgatTTAGTATTTTATATGAGTCTCATAATGAATATCTTtagcaaaagaaaaaaaagtccGCAAATGAATGAAAATTTTCGATGTTGATATTTTTTCAATGATACACTCAATTGATACTATAAACGTCACTTTCCTTAGATTATGTTACACTTTatgtttataatagtattttacgTTTATGATAGTGAGTTACTATTCTCTGTCTTTTACTTATAGTTACTTTTTAGGATGTGTGAAATAATTAAGCAAAAAACAATACTAATTGTGAAATGGATGGAAAACGGTGTTAGAATTAAAGGACAAGTGTACAGTTTTTTATTTCATGTACCGTGtttcatttgttaaaaatattatccCAAGATAAATAATTcttcaaattaatattacatgCACTATTTTTAATTCACTTTcttctaatttatattaatgataattGTGAATATACTAATAATTGATaagaattatttaataaatgtattattttttatattttatttatacacttttttaaatatatataaaatactcaAATGATCTGTTTATTTATTATCGGACAAAGAGagtattagttttttttttttcaaatataattttacaatatGATTCAAATACAATCTTGCtaatcaaaaattgattttgataaaatCCTTTGGCGTAGAGAACCATTTAACCCTAGATCTATCTATCTTGGTGACAATACTCCATCTTCTACAATAAATAATCTAATTGATACATATTATAAACTAACAATCACCAATCATTCTATTGgtactatattttttatataaataaattactcaTTTGGAGTAGTTGATACATATAGCTACCAGTACTCCTAGTTCATTTAATCATCATAAATGTTGGCCTGCCTGCCAGCTTAATTGTTCAACGTCAATGTTAAATTAGCTTCCTGTAATATGTTTGAAAAATGCTCCAGTGTTATGGGCCCGAGgactataatttatttatttttaatttttatacatatgCATCAAATATGATTAATAAAAGTAATACTTGATCtaagactaaaaaaaaaaattaatacttgATCTGTTTAACtgtaattgatatttttttaaaatataatataaacaaaaatcatttaaaaactgatttttttagttttaaattaaatttagatatatttattttttagttattatttttgtttatattttattttcaaaagaatactatatttgtaaaaaattcaCTGATTCAATATAATTGGAGCttgcaaatattaaaaaaaaaaaatactaattatatatttctAGTGTActatttagtatatattaaattcatcactctcaattttatataattcactatatatttatgataataataaatatattaatatttgataaaaaaaagtaatttaataaaaatactattaactctattttatttatatattttacttaattatataaaatcattGAAAGATAGATTATTATGAGACTGGGATACATCATTGTATTGGaccaataaaaaaagtttattaacaaaaaaaaaatgttaaacacAGGTCATTAGATTTGTGTGagagataataaattattttaaaaaataattaatacgtTTGAATCTTTTCTGTTGACcatgtaaattaatttaaaatttacttgGAAAAACTTAGttgaatatgaatataaaagaaTGCTATAGCATGTTAAATTGACATGGGTTTAGAGATATGTCTCTACAGTTTTTTGTGTTTGAAAAAACTaatatcaaaaattaattattaattttgttaaaaaagttGAACTCAAGAAATATCTCCTTGTCATTGAAAGTCTCTCAAACCACTAAACGACATGATGATTATATGCCATAATGCCCTATTAAGACAACAAACTGCACTTTTTAAAGAATAGTTACTATGTTTCATTTCTTTAGGTAATATAATACTAACTACTAAGGATATTTAACCAAAAAGAGTTTAAACGTGAgcgataaaataaaaaatctaaaagggTATATTAATGAATAGTGTTtgtaaaataattgaatatgttaAAAACAAGTACttgatataaaataaatgtcttctattttttaaaatagagaacaCTTTAATAGAAAACagttactttaatatataaaaaactaaatattatttgtagtcatttaatttaattttagttaacgttttatttatttatttttcaagtttgatcatttattttaattctaagtggcaatttgattttttatgttttaaaatatcaacaatgctattttttttttttgtaaaaatttaaaaaattcataaacttttttaaacaaaatccataaaattaattatcatcttcaatataatacaataacttaaatctttaaataaactcatattttcttctctaacaacatcaaataaagaataaaaatatgagtttatttgaagatttgagttacaaatttgatgagatttgtattatattgaataatataattaattttatatgtttttgtttgaaacttttgatgatttttttgaatttttataaaagaaatataacatcgttgatattttaaaatataaaagatcaaattatcacttaaaattaaaaaaaaaaataaaaaaaaaataaagactaaaaattaactgaaattaaagttaatgaaccaaatatgttatttaatcatataaaaatatatttaaaaaaacaattaactCCAATAGTCTAGTCTATAAGTAAAAGACAgatagatattaaattttttggttGTTGATCGGAGCTATGCTAATAtcgttaaaaatataaatataaatatttttgtaaaatcttTCTTACTTTGGATAGAAATACTAATTCTTtactcaaaaaatttattataaaaaaaattagatatggAAATagttaatttgatgttataaatagttaaaaacaaattaaatgagactattttttaatcaattaaatgtTACTTCCtttttttcataataatttttatatttataaaaagaatttgtttgaaaaagagtattatttttagtatttaataaatttttttcgtTTTTTAATTGTACTCTCTGATTTTATATAATCGTGACAACTACCAAATTGTTATTCTTCAATTcacatttattatattgttattcttttctaattgtGGTTTTTATTGTTTAGAATACCAAAACaatcattaaaatttactaCTTTAATTAAATGGAAATAAAATTCTCCGCAAAtccacaattaaaaaaataacaaagtgAGTATAATTTTCACTTGGAAACATAAtgttaaagaaagaaaaaatatcagaGTTTCCTCCTAGGAAATATCTGGCACAGGCCTAAGGTTAGGCCGTTATGAATGTCCATAAATACCTCTTCATCAAATTCAAAGAACtgcaaaaatatttataattagtaGAATTAATAATTGTGAAGTAAATGCAAAGTGATGTAAATTTTATACTAGAATAGTCAACATTGAGttatttttctcttataaaaataaaaacagagtGACACAGGCAAGAAACTAAAGTGAGTGATTCCATAAGACATCGAGTGCAATGGTGTCCCCAAAAACTCATGTTGTCCTTCTAGCTAGTCCTGGCATGGGACACCTTATTCCCACTATTGAATTAGGTAAACGTCTCACCACTCACCATAACTTAAACGCCACCGTTTTTGTTGTCACCACCGATCATTCCTCAGACACAAGAACATCAAATATACTTCAACAAACATCCAACCTCAACATCGTTCTTGTACCTTCCATCGATGTCTCCGATAAACTTCCACCAAAACCATCCTTAGTTGCACGAATTATTTTAACTTTGATTGAATCTCTTCCTTTTATTCGCTCTCAAATCCAATCCATGGAGCTTCCTCCTTCATCTCTTATTGTCGACATCTTCGGTACTGTAGCTTTACCCATGGCACGTGATCTTCACATGTCAACCTATGTTTTCTTCGCAACTAGCGCTTGGTTCTCTGCTGTTACTATTTACCTTCCTTTCATCGACGAGGAAGCGTTATCAAGACATGCCAATGATCATGAACCGCTTTTTATTCCTGGTTGTGAACCGGTTCGGTTTGAGGATACACTCGAAACGTTTGTTTCACCGTATGGGCCTACTCACGAAGGTTTCGTTAACACCGTAAAGAATATATTAACGGCTGATGGGATTTTGATGAACACGTGGCATGATCTGGAGCCAAAAACTATTAAGGCGGTTAGTGAACAGGGGATTTTAGGACGGTTTACAAAAGGGTCAGTTTATTCGGTTGGACCACTTGTGAGAACAGTTGAACCGGAATTGAAGCGGGAGGAGAATGGGAATTTGATTTTAAGTTGGCTTGACCGGCAACCGGCTGAGTCGGTGATTTATTTGTCTTTTGGGAGTGGTGGGACGATGTCAGAGCGTCAAATGAGGGAATTGGCTTACGGGTTAGAGCTGAGTCAGCAGAGGTTTGTTTGGGTGGTGCGGCGGCCTATTGAAGGTGATGCATCTGCGGCATTTTTCGAGCGCGTAGATGGATCAGCGGTTGTGGATTACTTGCCTGAGGGGTTTATGACGAGGACAAAAGAGGTTGGGCTTTGTATCCCCATGTGGGCCCCACAGGCTGAGATTTTGAAACATCCTTCGATAGGTGGTTTTGTGACGCATTGCGGTTGGAATTCTACTCTTGAGAGTATCCTTAGTGGAGTTCCGATGGTAGCGTGGCCGCTTTATGCGGAACAAAAGATGAATGCCGCTATGTTGTCGGAGAAGATTGGGGTGGCGGCGCGGGTGGTGGCGGAAGAGGATGGAATTGTTNNNNNNNNNNNNNNNNAAAAATTGCGGAGGTGATTAGAAGAGTGATGGTGGATGAAGAAGGTATAGTGATGAGGGAGAAAGTTAAGGAGTGTAAGTTAAGCGGAGAGAAAGCATTGTCTGTGTTTGGTTCTTCTCATGAATCGCTTTGTGAGATGACAAAAGAATTTGAACTTCATCTCCATGATTCTGAGGCAAAAGCTCGGGGTGCATAACCAATTACTAAGACTGTtgtttttagttataaaaataagaacaaggaaaaaaaaacacttttctTTTCAGCTATTTCCCTcttttatatatacaatttttatatttaaattcctctaatttttataatctattcaatacatattatattatttctcctatttttttcttttttcaaagaGTAAAATAGGTGTATGATTTACATCAAATTTTTTCCATTTACACtaatatttctttcttaatgttttttttagaaTCTTTCTCGTAATCGTCTATCTTTATCGAAAAGTATAATGAATGTATTAGtgtaaactaatattttttctttatactAGTattccttttttaatttttttttttggtagaatcTTTTTCTTAATCTTATTAATAAAAAACTTCATAATATTAGctaaaatatattcatatttgttttactgaaaatttaatatttttaaatataactaaaatttaatatctttcaccatatttaattatttcatttctaaaatatatttaaattaataagtattttattattttataaggtaataatttgagtttttttacatgtatatccctcttttaattttgttttccttAACTGCCATAGTCTGAAACTTATTTCCCTAAAtgctctatttttattttctcagtAAGAAGTCGTTCATTGGGGAAGCGACCAATTGAagagaaatttttttaacttcaatagaaggtcgtttcctggggaagcgacctccaaCCGACAGTTTTTTtcagttatattttaatatttgtttattattagtattattaatttaattatttaaaaaataaaaatactaataataaattaaaataaaatatattaataaattataaataaattttatattttaattactattattagaataaataattattataaaatatttattaaattataaataattaaaatatttaaaaattcaaaatactattaataaaataaaatatattaataaataataataataataataattttaataataacatgACAAAACAAATAGAAAGAATTTGTTATAACAAGAGGAAGTTGGTATAATAACTTGCCAAAACAAATTACGTGTCCCTAATGTTTTGACTTGTCTCTTACGACGTGTCCCTAATGTTTTGAAGTTGTTACAATATTTTGACGATAATATGATGGAGTtgctataataattaaatatgacatgtccctaatattttgaagttgttataatattttgaccataaTACGAGGGAGTTGCTATAATaacaactttttaaatattgagGGACATATTAAGGACACGTCATTTTGTTTTGGCAcgttattataacaattttatcttgtaataataaattttttctatttattttggcatcttattattaaaataataataattattaaaatttataatattattaaaattattattattattattattattattaatgtattttatttattattattattattattattgatgtattttatttatttattattattatttattaatagtattttgaattttaaatattttaaatatttataatttattaaataatttataataattatttattctaatagtagtaattaaaatataaaatttattaatatattttattttaatttattattagaatttttattttttaaataattaaatta
This region of Cicer arietinum cultivar CDC Frontier isolate Library 1 chromosome 8, Cicar.CDCFrontier_v2.0, whole genome shotgun sequence genomic DNA includes:
- the LOC101491418 gene encoding LOW QUALITY PROTEIN: UDP-glycosyltransferase 72E1 (The sequence of the model RefSeq protein was modified relative to this genomic sequence to represent the inferred CDS: deleted 2 bases in 1 codon), with the translated sequence MVSPKTHVVLLASPGMGHLIPTIELGKRLTTHHNLNATVFVVTTDHSSDTRTSNILQQTSNLNIVLVPSIDVSDKLPPKPSLVARIILTLIESLPFIRSQIQSMELPPSSLIVDIFGTVALPMARDLHMSTYVFFATSAWFSAVTIYLPFIDEEALSRHANDHEPLFIPGCEPVRFEDTLETFVSPYGPTHEGFVNTVKNILTADGILMNTWHDLEPKTIKAVSEQGILGRFTKGSVYSVGPLVRTVEPELKREENGNLILSWLDRQPAESVIYLSFGSGGTMSERQMRELAYGLELSQQRFVWVVRRPIEGDASAAFFERVDGSAVVDYLPEGFMTRTKEVGLCIPMWAPQAEILKHPSIGGFVTHCGWNSTLESILSGVPMVAWPLYAEQKMNAAMLSEKIGVAARVVAEEDGIVXXXXXKIAEVIRRVMVDEEGIVMREKVKECKLSGEKALSVFGSSHESLCEMTKEFELHLHDSEAKARGA